A single Sphingomonas sp. IW22 DNA region contains:
- a CDS encoding superoxide dismutase, giving the protein MAFELPPLPYAYDALEPTIDKETMTFHHDKHHAAYTAKLNEGVEKDGLSGKSIEEILANISSASAMVRNNGGGYWNHDFFWKTMAPAADRGQPSAELQAAIDRDFGGLDKLKEEFNTKGAGQFGSGWAWLIVDEAGKLAITSTPNQDNPLMDVVDKKGTPLLGNDVWEHAYYLTYKNDRPGYLKAWWDVVNWNTVSQRFADATA; this is encoded by the coding sequence ATGGCCTTCGAACTGCCGCCGCTGCCTTATGCTTATGACGCGCTGGAACCGACCATCGACAAGGAAACGATGACGTTCCACCACGACAAGCACCACGCTGCCTATACCGCCAAGCTGAACGAGGGCGTCGAGAAGGACGGCCTGTCGGGCAAGTCGATCGAGGAAATCCTGGCCAACATCTCCTCCGCCTCCGCCATGGTGCGGAACAATGGCGGTGGTTACTGGAACCATGATTTCTTCTGGAAGACGATGGCCCCCGCCGCTGATCGCGGTCAGCCGTCGGCTGAGCTTCAGGCTGCCATCGACCGCGATTTCGGCGGGCTGGACAAGCTGAAGGAAGAATTCAACACCAAGGGCGCGGGCCAGTTCGGTTCGGGCTGGGCGTGGCTAATCGTGGACGAGGCCGGCAAGCTGGCCATCACCTCGACCCCGAACCAGGACAACCCGCTGATGGACGTGGTCGACAAGAAGGGTACGCCGCTTCTGGGCAATGACGTGTGGGAACACGCCTATTACCTGACCTACAAGAACGACCGCCCCGGCTATCTGAAGGCGTGGTGGGACGTGGTGAACTGGAACACTGTGTCGCAGCGTTTCGCTGACGCGACTGCCTGA
- a CDS encoding threonine/serine dehydratase produces MTFLRQPTRAGVRDAAAKVAAILPPTPLIVAEVHGTPVAFKAECLQPMGAFKLRGAWHRLTAIAAEDRAKGVVAFSSGNHAQGVAWAARRLGMPSVIVMPSDAPKVKRDATLAMGAELVPYDRKTESREKIAAHLAHARGAVLVPSFDDAWIIEGQGSAGVEAAKQAESIGFGAISRVVTPCGGGGLAAGLALALPDAAIVTAEPEGWDDMARSLEAGWIEPVRDDPPPTACDALQTMRVSERTFEVLARRDARGVAVSEEEVRTAQRRAAAKLRLVVEPGGAVALAALLARRVEPLPGTLVLLSGGNTDMADYAHVLADTAHASLAEAL; encoded by the coding sequence GTGACGTTCTTGCGACAACCGACCCGGGCCGGTGTCCGTGATGCCGCAGCAAAGGTGGCGGCGATATTGCCGCCAACGCCATTGATCGTCGCCGAGGTGCATGGAACCCCCGTGGCCTTCAAGGCCGAATGCCTGCAACCGATGGGTGCGTTCAAGTTGCGCGGCGCCTGGCATCGACTGACCGCTATCGCGGCAGAGGACCGGGCAAAGGGCGTGGTTGCGTTTTCGTCCGGCAATCACGCGCAGGGCGTAGCCTGGGCAGCACGGCGGCTGGGCATGCCCTCTGTGATCGTTATGCCAAGCGACGCCCCGAAGGTCAAACGCGACGCCACCTTGGCCATGGGGGCCGAACTGGTTCCCTATGATCGAAAGACCGAAAGCAGGGAGAAAATCGCAGCTCATCTGGCCCATGCGCGCGGCGCTGTGCTGGTGCCCAGTTTCGACGACGCCTGGATCATCGAAGGGCAGGGCAGCGCCGGGGTCGAGGCGGCGAAGCAGGCCGAATCCATTGGGTTCGGCGCGATTTCGCGGGTTGTCACGCCCTGTGGTGGCGGCGGGCTGGCTGCCGGCCTGGCGCTGGCGCTGCCCGACGCGGCCATCGTCACCGCTGAGCCCGAGGGGTGGGACGATATGGCCCGCAGCCTTGAGGCAGGATGGATCGAGCCAGTGCGCGATGACCCGCCGCCGACCGCATGCGACGCACTTCAGACCATGCGCGTCAGCGAACGCACGTTCGAGGTGCTGGCACGCCGCGATGCGCGCGGCGTCGCTGTCAGCGAGGAAGAGGTGCGCACGGCGCAGCGACGGGCAGCGGCCAAGCTGCGGTTGGTGGTAGAGCCGGGCGGGGCAGTCGCGTTGGCGGCGCTGTTGGCGCGGCGCGTCGAGCCGCTGCCCGGTACGCTGGTGCTGTTGTCCGGCGGCAATACCGACATGGCCGATTATGCCCATGTGCTGGCGGATACGGCACATGCGTCACTGGCGGAGGCGCTGTGA
- a CDS encoding LysE family translocator has product MALQTWWLFVGAVFLLSGTPGPNMLHVMTRSLDMGLKRSMAAMAGCLSAVVTILTMSAAGLTTLLLAVPGAFEVLRYAGAAYLVFLGIKAWRTHVMPLDVGEGDLMPSVSQATVFRGGFAIGISNPKLILFAAAFLPQFVDPAEPKVPQFAILVATFAVVEAFWYGVYALGGRSFARFLKRPSIKLAFDRVTGVIFIGFGLALLKAKPA; this is encoded by the coding sequence ATGGCGCTTCAGACCTGGTGGCTCTTTGTCGGGGCGGTGTTCCTGCTGTCGGGGACGCCCGGACCGAATATGCTCCACGTCATGACCCGGTCCCTTGATATGGGACTGAAGCGAAGCATGGCGGCGATGGCGGGGTGCCTCTCGGCTGTGGTGACCATCCTGACCATGTCGGCGGCTGGCTTAACGACCCTGCTGCTGGCGGTGCCCGGCGCGTTCGAGGTGCTTCGCTATGCCGGCGCTGCCTATCTGGTCTTTCTTGGCATCAAGGCATGGCGCACCCACGTGATGCCGCTGGATGTCGGTGAGGGTGACCTGATGCCAAGCGTGTCGCAGGCAACCGTCTTTCGCGGTGGTTTTGCCATCGGCATCAGCAATCCCAAACTGATCCTGTTCGCGGCAGCCTTCCTCCCGCAGTTCGTCGATCCGGCTGAGCCGAAAGTGCCGCAATTCGCCATATTGGTTGCGACCTTCGCCGTCGTCGAGGCCTTTTGGTATGGTGTCTATGCGCTGGGCGGGCGATCCTTTGCCCGCTTTTTGAAAAGGCCGTCGATCAAGCTGGCTTTTGACCGGGTGACGGGAGTCATCTTTATTGGCTTTGGCCTCGCCTTGCTGAAAGCGAAGCCGGCCTGA
- the rplL gene encoding 50S ribosomal protein L7/L12 has translation MADLNAIVEQLSELTVLEAAELSKLLEEKWGVSAAAAVAAAPAAGGAAAPAAEEKTEFDVILTGDGGKKINVIKEVRAITGLGLTEAKALVEGAPKPVKEGVSKDEADKLKKQLEEAGATVEVK, from the coding sequence ATGGCTGACCTGAACGCAATCGTCGAACAGCTGAGCGAACTGACCGTCCTCGAAGCAGCCGAGCTGTCGAAGCTGCTCGAAGAGAAGTGGGGCGTTTCGGCCGCTGCTGCCGTCGCTGCTGCGCCTGCCGCTGGTGGCGCCGCTGCGCCTGCCGCTGAAGAGAAGACCGAATTCGACGTGATCCTGACCGGCGACGGCGGCAAGAAGATCAACGTCATTAAGGAAGTCCGTGCGATCACCGGCCTGGGCCTGACCGAAGCCAAGGCGCTGGTCGAAGGCGCGCCGAAGCCCGTCAAGGAAGGCGTGTCGAAGGACGAAGCCGACAAGCTCAAGAAGCAGCTGGAAGAAGCTGGCGCGACCGTCGAGGTCAAGTAA
- a CDS encoding APC family permease encodes MSILGPRKTLGGAAAPGGSLKKTLGWPHLIALGVGAIVGTGIYTLIGVGAERAGPAVILAFVIAGAVCACAALAYAELATLIPAAGSAYTFSYTAMGETIAWIVGWALIIEYSLVCSTVAVGWSGYLVGWIQSAGIDLPTALLAGPHAGGVFNLPAVLVALAVMSLLIAGTRESATLNIVLVVIKMTALTVFIVFALPAFDADNLQPFMPYGFGSTEIDGTKRGVMAAAAIVFFAFYGFDTVATSAEETKNPGRDLKIGIIGSMIACTAIYMIIAFAAVGAMPYLELADSPEPLALVLRSLGQVTASQAIALAAVVALPSVILVFMYGQSRVFFTMARDGLLPQSLAKLSSNGAPVRITILSGLVSATIAGFFPIDELAELANAGTLVAFTSVAACMMILRRRAPDAPRLFRCPQPYLVGSLAILGCLYLFFSLPSTTLVRFAIATVIGLCIYLAYGRRNSRLTAG; translated from the coding sequence ATGTCGATCCTTGGACCACGCAAGACGCTGGGCGGCGCCGCAGCGCCGGGCGGCAGCCTGAAAAAAACACTGGGCTGGCCGCATCTGATCGCATTGGGAGTCGGCGCCATCGTCGGCACCGGCATCTACACGCTGATCGGGGTCGGCGCCGAACGCGCGGGTCCGGCAGTGATCCTCGCCTTTGTGATCGCGGGGGCGGTCTGCGCCTGTGCCGCACTTGCCTATGCCGAACTGGCGACGCTGATCCCGGCGGCGGGCAGCGCCTATACCTTCAGCTATACTGCCATGGGGGAGACGATCGCGTGGATCGTCGGATGGGCGCTGATCATCGAATATTCGCTGGTCTGTTCGACCGTCGCCGTCGGCTGGTCGGGCTATCTGGTCGGCTGGATCCAGTCCGCGGGCATTGACCTGCCCACGGCGTTGCTCGCGGGGCCGCATGCCGGCGGCGTATTCAACCTGCCCGCCGTGCTCGTCGCGCTGGCGGTGATGAGCCTGCTGATCGCAGGCACACGCGAAAGCGCGACGCTGAACATCGTCCTGGTGGTCATCAAGATGACCGCGCTGACCGTGTTCATCGTTTTTGCCCTGCCCGCGTTCGATGCGGACAATCTCCAGCCCTTCATGCCCTATGGCTTCGGCTCGACGGAGATTGACGGGACCAAGCGCGGAGTGATGGCAGCCGCCGCAATCGTGTTCTTCGCCTTTTACGGCTTCGATACGGTGGCGACCTCAGCCGAAGAGACGAAGAATCCAGGCCGCGACCTCAAGATCGGCATCATCGGTTCGATGATCGCCTGCACCGCGATCTACATGATCATCGCCTTTGCTGCCGTGGGCGCAATGCCATATCTGGAACTTGCGGATTCTCCTGAGCCGCTGGCGCTGGTGCTCCGCTCGCTGGGTCAGGTGACCGCGTCACAGGCGATCGCACTGGCGGCCGTTGTCGCGCTGCCGTCGGTTATCCTGGTGTTCATGTACGGGCAAAGCCGCGTGTTCTTCACCATGGCGCGCGACGGCCTGTTGCCGCAGAGCCTGGCCAAGCTGAGCAGCAATGGCGCGCCCGTTCGCATCACGATCCTGTCAGGCCTAGTCAGTGCGACGATCGCGGGCTTCTTCCCGATCGACGAACTGGCGGAATTGGCCAATGCAGGCACGCTGGTCGCCTTTACGTCGGTGGCAGCGTGCATGATGATCCTACGTCGCCGCGCACCGGATGCGCCGCGCCTGTTCCGTTGCCCGCAACCCTATCTGGTCGGATCGCTGGCAATTCTGGGCTGTCTGTATCTGTTCTTCAGCCTGCCTTCGACCACGCTGGTGCGCTTTGCCATCGCCACGGTGATCGGGCTGTGCATCTATCTGGCCTATGGCCGGCGTAACAGCCGCCTGACGGCAGGCTGA
- a CDS encoding saccharopine dehydrogenase family protein, with amino-acid sequence MKDVLVIGAGGVSSVAVHKMAKNPELFGKITLASRRKFKCDAIAQSVKERSGANIATAEVDADDVDATARLIDQVKPKLLVNLALPYQDLNLMEACLKTGVDYLDTANYEPRDEAKFEYGWQWAYQDRFKEAGLMALLGSGFDPGVTSVFATYIKKHLLDTIETLDILDCNGGDHGQHFATNFNPEINIREVTAPARHWEQGDWVETPALSERQVFIFDQVGAKNMYLMYHEELESLVKHIPEIKRARFWMTFGEQYLTHLRVLQNVGMTSIEPVIYEGREIIPLQFLKAVLPEPSTLGETTKGKTNIGDIATGTKDGQEKTVYVYNVCDHEDAYAETGNQAVSYTTGVPAMIGAALMLNGHWRGEGVFNMEQFDPDPFMDMLNQHGLPWQVKELPEPLRF; translated from the coding sequence GTGAAAGACGTTCTGGTGATCGGTGCGGGCGGCGTATCGTCGGTCGCGGTGCACAAGATGGCAAAGAATCCCGAATTGTTCGGCAAGATCACGCTTGCCAGCCGTCGCAAGTTCAAATGCGATGCCATCGCCCAATCGGTGAAGGAGCGCTCCGGCGCGAACATCGCCACGGCTGAGGTCGATGCGGACGATGTTGATGCGACCGCGCGCCTGATCGATCAGGTCAAGCCCAAGCTGCTCGTCAACCTGGCGCTGCCCTATCAGGACCTGAACCTGATGGAAGCGTGCCTGAAGACCGGCGTCGATTATCTCGACACCGCCAATTACGAACCGCGCGACGAGGCGAAGTTCGAATATGGCTGGCAATGGGCCTATCAGGATCGGTTCAAGGAAGCAGGGCTGATGGCGCTGCTGGGTTCGGGCTTCGACCCCGGCGTGACGAGCGTGTTCGCAACCTATATCAAGAAGCATCTGCTCGACACGATCGAGACGCTGGACATTCTCGATTGTAATGGCGGGGATCACGGCCAGCATTTCGCGACCAACTTCAACCCGGAAATCAACATCCGGGAAGTGACCGCGCCAGCGCGTCACTGGGAACAGGGCGATTGGGTCGAAACCCCGGCCCTGTCGGAGCGTCAGGTGTTCATCTTCGACCAGGTCGGCGCGAAGAACATGTACCTGATGTATCACGAGGAACTGGAAAGCCTCGTCAAGCACATCCCGGAGATCAAGCGCGCACGTTTCTGGATGACCTTTGGCGAGCAGTATCTGACGCATCTGCGGGTGCTGCAGAATGTCGGCATGACCTCGATCGAGCCGGTCATCTATGAGGGCCGCGAGATCATCCCGCTTCAGTTCCTGAAGGCCGTTCTGCCCGAACCGTCGACCCTGGGTGAGACGACCAAGGGCAAGACCAATATCGGCGACATCGCGACCGGGACCAAGGATGGTCAGGAAAAGACCGTCTATGTCTATAATGTCTGCGACCATGAGGACGCCTATGCTGAAACCGGCAATCAGGCGGTCAGCTACACCACCGGCGTGCCGGCGATGATCGGCGCCGCGCTGATGCTGAACGGCCATTGGCGGGGTGAAGGCGTGTTCAACATGGAACAGTTCGATCCCGATCCGTTCATGGACATGCTGAACCAGCACGGCCTGCCCTGGCAGGTCAAGGAACTGCCGGAGCCGCTGCGCTTCTGA
- a CDS encoding inner membrane-spanning protein YciB: protein MTMAKAPLSPGLRMAVDYGPLAVFFIVNALAPGSEIGRILAATAAFMIAIAAALAFSWFKAGHISPMLWLSGGLVLVFGSLTLYFHDRTFIQVKPTFVYAMFAVLLGYGLATGRPLLQSLLESAYPGLTARGWRLLTINWAVFFALAAVANEVARAMLGWDQWVLFKTWGMIPATLIFTFANIPMLLKNGLQLDRKEEAAIPPPEG from the coding sequence ATGACCATGGCAAAGGCGCCGCTTTCGCCGGGCCTGCGTATGGCGGTCGATTACGGGCCGCTGGCGGTTTTCTTTATCGTCAACGCGCTGGCGCCGGGCAGCGAAATCGGGCGAATTCTGGCCGCCACTGCCGCCTTCATGATCGCCATCGCGGCGGCGCTGGCATTTTCGTGGTTCAAGGCGGGGCATATCTCGCCCATGCTGTGGTTGTCGGGCGGGCTCGTCCTCGTATTCGGCAGCCTGACGCTCTATTTCCATGACCGCACCTTCATTCAGGTGAAGCCCACCTTCGTCTACGCGATGTTCGCGGTGCTGCTGGGCTATGGCCTGGCGACCGGCAGGCCGCTTTTGCAGAGCCTGCTGGAAAGCGCCTATCCGGGGCTGACGGCTCGCGGATGGCGATTGCTGACGATCAACTGGGCAGTGTTCTTCGCGCTGGCGGCAGTCGCCAATGAAGTGGCGCGGGCGATGCTCGGCTGGGATCAGTGGGTGTTGTTCAAAACATGGGGCATGATCCCCGCGACGTTGATCTTCACCTTCGCCAACATACCGATGCTGCTGAAAAATGGCCTGCAGCTCGATCGGAAGGAAGAGGCCGCCATTCCCCCGCCAGAGGGGTGA
- a CDS encoding murein L,D-transpeptidase: MAGKMMIHAGIGLTALSLALSAASAQQLLLPPDIVPEDTTPAAPPVQQAVPVPPTLTARPLPRLSAQQAALLAQLLGQDSHEQGLRFSGKAPPAPADNDALIRAALDHAHAVRAGRLEPSDFQEDWALRPQPFDPYPGFVRAVREDRIAQWFANLPPPWAGYEGLRKGLATYRRIAANGGWKAIPSGPDMGLGASGPRVAALRQRLAIEDSAVSASGDRFDAALRSVVQRAQRRYGLNPTGIASTQTLAALNVPVARRVRQIMANMERWRWLPGQLPTDRIQVNIAAAVMTVFEGDQPVMSMKAVTGKPDGGETPMLRSTIHSVVLNPPWNVPTGIANRELFPKGMGYLKANGFRVIGEGPNRRLQQASGDTSALGRFKFDFDNPFAVYLHDTPAKGGFSRFDRLASHGCIRLEKPNALAKRLLRDVPEWSEEAIDKQVTTSTKTVRARLNTPVEVYLLYWTAFASGNGQISFRDDPYGWDEKLADKIENRSAVQVASR; this comes from the coding sequence ATGGCTGGCAAGATGATGATTCACGCCGGAATTGGCTTAACTGCACTGTCGCTGGCGCTCTCTGCCGCGTCGGCGCAGCAATTGTTGTTGCCGCCCGATATCGTGCCCGAAGACACGACGCCTGCGGCTCCGCCGGTGCAGCAGGCCGTGCCCGTGCCGCCAACACTGACCGCGCGTCCGCTGCCGCGCCTGTCGGCCCAACAGGCGGCGTTGCTGGCGCAGCTTCTGGGACAGGACAGCCACGAGCAGGGACTGCGTTTTTCGGGCAAGGCGCCGCCGGCCCCTGCCGACAACGATGCGCTGATCCGCGCCGCGCTGGATCACGCCCATGCGGTGCGTGCCGGTCGACTGGAGCCGTCGGACTTTCAGGAGGATTGGGCGCTGCGCCCGCAGCCCTTCGATCCCTATCCCGGTTTTGTGCGCGCGGTTCGCGAGGACCGGATCGCCCAGTGGTTTGCCAATCTTCCGCCCCCCTGGGCTGGCTATGAGGGGCTGCGTAAGGGTCTGGCGACCTATCGCCGGATCGCCGCGAATGGCGGTTGGAAAGCCATCCCGTCCGGCCCGGACATGGGGCTTGGAGCAAGCGGTCCGCGCGTCGCGGCGCTGCGTCAGCGGCTGGCCATCGAGGATAGCGCGGTGTCGGCCAGCGGCGACCGTTTCGACGCCGCCCTCCGCAGCGTGGTTCAGCGCGCGCAGCGGCGCTATGGGCTGAACCCAACTGGAATCGCTTCGACCCAGACGCTGGCCGCGCTGAACGTGCCGGTCGCGCGCCGGGTGCGGCAGATCATGGCGAATATGGAACGCTGGCGCTGGCTGCCGGGGCAGTTGCCCACGGACCGCATTCAGGTGAACATCGCCGCCGCCGTGATGACGGTGTTCGAGGGTGATCAGCCGGTCATGTCGATGAAGGCGGTGACCGGAAAGCCCGATGGCGGCGAAACGCCGATGCTGCGCTCCACCATCCATTCCGTCGTGCTGAATCCGCCCTGGAACGTGCCGACCGGGATCGCCAATCGTGAGCTGTTCCCCAAGGGCATGGGCTATCTGAAGGCCAATGGCTTTCGCGTGATTGGAGAAGGGCCGAACCGTCGGCTGCAACAGGCATCGGGCGACACCAGCGCGCTGGGCCGCTTCAAATTCGATTTCGACAATCCGTTCGCGGTCTATCTGCACGACACGCCGGCCAAGGGCGGGTTCAGCCGGTTCGACCGTCTGGCCAGCCATGGCTGCATCCGACTGGAAAAGCCCAATGCGCTGGCCAAGCGCTTGCTGCGCGATGTGCCCGAATGGAGCGAGGAAGCGATCGACAAGCAGGTGACGACCAGCACCAAGACGGTGCGCGCCCGCCTGAACACGCCGGTCGAGGTCTATCTGCTCTATTGGACTGCGTTCGCCAGCGGCAACGGCCAGATCAGTTTCCGCGACGACCCCTATGGCTGGGACGAAAAGCTGGCGGACAAGATCGAGAACCGTTCAGCGGTTCAGGTCGCCAGCCGCTGA
- a CDS encoding type III PLP-dependent enzyme, producing MAEYHRALGVAHTLRPVQPVTLVRPHAAARAARFFVEKFPGRTLYAVKANPSPDLLQILWDNGVTHYDVASIGEVRLVSRTLPDATLCFMHPVKAEEAIAEAYFKHGVRTFSLDTIEELEKIVRATQGADDLTLCVRIRVSSDLSKLSLASKFGAGPGETKELLFAARQAADTLGICFHVGSQAMSPDAYSQAMERVRAAIVEAAITVDVIDVGGGFPSAYPGMEPPPLERYFETIHRAFESLPISYSAELWAEPGRALCAEYSSLIVRVEKRRGDELYINDGAYGALFDAAHVGWRFPVQLLREPDSRAKDMPFSFYGPTCDDLDHMAGPFELPADMQAGDYIEVGMLGAYGSAMRTAFNGFGTDETIEVTDEPMATLYAGLEDEVDSGNVVRLGARR from the coding sequence TTGGCCGAATATCATCGCGCGCTGGGGGTAGCTCACACCCTTCGACCGGTTCAGCCGGTAACGCTGGTTCGTCCGCACGCTGCGGCTCGTGCGGCCCGTTTCTTCGTCGAGAAGTTTCCGGGTCGGACGCTTTATGCCGTCAAGGCGAACCCGTCGCCCGACCTGCTCCAGATCCTGTGGGATAATGGAGTGACTCATTACGACGTCGCGTCGATTGGCGAAGTGCGACTGGTGTCGCGCACGCTGCCCGATGCCACGCTTTGCTTCATGCACCCGGTCAAGGCCGAGGAGGCGATTGCCGAGGCTTATTTCAAGCACGGCGTCCGCACCTTCTCGCTCGACACGATCGAGGAGCTGGAAAAGATCGTGCGCGCCACGCAGGGCGCCGATGATCTGACGTTGTGCGTGCGTATCCGCGTGTCGTCCGACCTGTCCAAGCTCAGCCTCGCGTCCAAGTTCGGCGCCGGCCCCGGTGAAACCAAGGAACTGCTGTTCGCGGCCCGTCAGGCCGCTGATACGCTGGGCATCTGCTTCCATGTCGGCAGTCAGGCCATGTCGCCCGACGCCTATTCGCAGGCGATGGAGCGCGTACGCGCGGCGATCGTCGAAGCGGCGATCACGGTCGACGTGATCGACGTGGGTGGCGGTTTCCCGTCGGCCTATCCGGGCATGGAGCCGCCGCCGCTGGAGCGTTATTTCGAGACGATCCATCGTGCGTTTGAAAGCCTGCCGATCTCCTATTCGGCAGAGCTGTGGGCCGAACCGGGTCGGGCGCTGTGCGCGGAATATAGCTCGCTGATCGTGCGCGTCGAAAAGCGCCGCGGGGACGAGTTGTACATCAACGACGGCGCCTATGGCGCGCTGTTCGACGCGGCGCATGTCGGCTGGCGCTTTCCCGTCCAGCTGCTGCGTGAGCCGGACAGTCGGGCCAAGGACATGCCCTTCAGCTTCTATGGCCCAACCTGCGACGATCTGGACCATATGGCGGGACCGTTCGAACTGCCGGCGGATATGCAGGCGGGGGACTATATCGAAGTCGGGATGCTCGGCGCCTATGGCTCGGCCATGCGCACCGCGTTCAACGGCTTTGGCACTGACGAGACCATCGAAGTGACCGACGAGCCGATGGCCACGCTCTATGCGGGGCTGGAGGACGAAGTCGACAGCGGCAACGTGGTGCGCCTAGGCGCACGTCGCTGA
- a CDS encoding carboxynorspermidine decarboxylase — protein sequence MTTKSGGAGAFANFDLNRVPSPCFVVDKAAIERNLTILADVRDRAGIKLLLALKAFAMWSLGDLVGRYLDGTATSGLWEARLAAGHYSGEVATFCAGYKAHEIAEVCALSHHVIFNSPGQHRRFGAELAAARADGARFDVGLRLNPMHAEGEVPKYDPAQPHSRLGHPADQLAAADLEGVTGLHVHSLCEQDFPPLRRTWEALAPRVAPFLDQLSWLNFGGGHHITRADYQRDDLVEFLRQVKRDTGLDLYLEPGEAIAFDAGILVGEVVDVIDNGMPVGIVDISATCHMPDVIEAPYRPAMIGEMPEGEGVTVRLGGPSCLAGDIIGEYRFAERPEPGQRIAFLDQAHYSMVKTTTFNGVPLPAIALWDSRDDSLEMVREFGWETFRDRLS from the coding sequence ATGACAACCAAGTCGGGTGGCGCGGGCGCGTTCGCCAATTTCGACCTGAACCGCGTGCCCAGCCCGTGCTTCGTCGTCGACAAGGCCGCGATCGAGCGCAATCTGACCATTCTGGCCGATGTGCGCGACCGGGCGGGCATCAAGCTGCTGCTGGCGCTCAAGGCGTTTGCGATGTGGTCGCTCGGCGATCTGGTGGGCCGTTATCTTGACGGCACCGCCACGTCGGGCCTGTGGGAAGCGCGACTGGCGGCGGGCCATTATTCCGGGGAGGTCGCGACCTTCTGTGCCGGGTACAAGGCGCATGAAATTGCAGAGGTTTGCGCCCTGTCCCACCACGTCATCTTCAACTCGCCCGGCCAGCATCGCCGTTTCGGCGCCGAACTGGCAGCGGCGCGGGCCGATGGTGCGCGCTTTGACGTGGGCTTGCGCCTGAACCCCATGCATGCCGAGGGGGAGGTGCCGAAATACGACCCGGCCCAGCCGCATTCGCGCCTTGGCCATCCGGCGGACCAGCTTGCGGCGGCCGATCTGGAGGGCGTCACGGGCCTGCACGTCCATTCGCTGTGCGAACAGGACTTTCCACCGCTGCGCCGCACATGGGAAGCGCTGGCGCCGCGCGTCGCGCCGTTCCTCGATCAACTGTCGTGGCTGAACTTCGGCGGCGGGCACCACATCACCCGCGCCGATTACCAGCGCGACGATCTGGTCGAGTTCCTGCGGCAGGTGAAGCGCGACACCGGGCTGGACCTGTATCTGGAACCGGGTGAGGCAATTGCCTTCGACGCTGGCATCCTGGTGGGGGAGGTGGTCGACGTTATCGACAACGGCATGCCCGTCGGCATCGTCGACATCTCCGCGACCTGCCACATGCCCGACGTGATCGAGGCCCCCTACCGCCCCGCCATGATCGGCGAAATGCCGGAAGGGGAGGGCGTGACCGTGCGCCTTGGCGGACCATCCTGCTTGGCGGGCGACATCATCGGCGAATATCGCTTTGCCGAACGGCCGGAGCCGGGCCAGCGTATCGCCTTCCTCGATCAGGCGCATTATTCGATGGTCAAGACCACGACCTTCAACGGCGTGCCCTTGCCCGCGATCGCCCTGTGGGACTCGCGCGACGATAGCCTTGAGATGGTGCGCGAATTCGGGTGGGAGACCTTTCGGGACCGATTGTCCTGA
- a CDS encoding alpha/beta hydrolase, translating into MDRRTLLGVGLGMSAGMLGTTAARGQTGNQRPSDLPWPPRETFDLWPGGAPGAPARLPELVRYGPEGRELWLRGIPKPTLSVYRPARPNGIGVLSIPGGGYGFVSVENEGHNVAKVLNALGFTVFVLVYRLSGEGWANRANVPLQDAQRAMRLIRAGAPSFGVDPKRIGILGFSAGGHLAGSLMTRYDDSTYRAVDTADTQSARPDFAGLVYAVTALRWNGEFNNSGRNLLGPQPSDAAIAAQDVTPRIDAETPPMFLLHAGDDGLVPLEMSLSLIAAARAAKRPVDAHLYDTGGHGFGMALAPSHPAHGWGALYASWVARMTGG; encoded by the coding sequence ATGGATCGACGGACATTGCTCGGCGTGGGGCTGGGCATGAGCGCAGGCATGTTGGGAACAACCGCTGCGCGCGGCCAGACCGGCAACCAGCGCCCCAGCGACCTACCCTGGCCCCCGCGTGAGACGTTCGACCTGTGGCCCGGTGGCGCCCCGGGGGCACCGGCCAGGCTGCCCGAACTGGTGCGCTATGGACCCGAAGGCCGCGAACTGTGGCTGCGTGGCATCCCCAAACCGACGCTGTCGGTCTATCGCCCCGCTCGGCCCAACGGGATCGGCGTGCTGTCGATTCCGGGCGGCGGATACGGGTTCGTGTCGGTCGAGAACGAGGGGCACAATGTCGCAAAGGTGCTGAACGCGCTGGGCTTCACCGTGTTCGTGCTGGTCTATCGCCTGTCGGGCGAAGGCTGGGCCAATCGCGCCAATGTACCGTTGCAGGATGCACAGCGCGCGATGCGGCTGATCCGGGCGGGCGCACCGTCATTCGGCGTCGACCCGAAACGCATCGGCATTCTAGGCTTTTCGGCGGGCGGACATTTGGCCGGATCGCTGATGACCCGATATGACGACAGCACCTATCGCGCCGTCGATACCGCCGACACCCAGAGCGCACGGCCCGATTTCGCCGGGCTGGTCTATGCCGTCACGGCGCTGCGCTGGAATGGCGAGTTCAACAATTCGGGCCGAAACCTGCTGGGTCCGCAACCCAGCGACGCCGCCATCGCCGCGCAGGACGTGACGCCGCGAATCGATGCGGAAACGCCGCCCATGTTCCTGCTGCACGCCGGCGATGACGGGCTGGTGCCGCTGGAAATGAGCCTGTCGCTGATCGCCGCGGCCCGGGCGGCAAAGCGACCGGTCGACGCGCATCTCTATGACACCGGCGGCCACGGTTTCGGCATGGCGCTCGCCCCGTCGCACCCGGCGCATGGATGGGGTGCGCTTTATGCAAGCTGGGTAGCGCGGATGACGGGCGGCTGA